The following proteins are co-located in the Cupriavidus pauculus genome:
- a CDS encoding c-type cytochrome — protein MKKLNVVSYALAAAVLGAAALSAQAADIAAGKALVEKGGCVACHGKDMNAPISPDYPKLAGQHPDYLYHALTSYQVSGNPLVGRTNAIMAGQVNSNPAVTGKDGKPRPFTKAELKDIAAYIGSLKGDLVLKK, from the coding sequence ATGAAGAAGCTGAACGTTGTGTCGTACGCGCTGGCCGCCGCGGTGCTGGGCGCCGCCGCGCTGTCCGCGCAGGCCGCCGATATCGCGGCGGGCAAGGCGCTGGTCGAGAAGGGTGGCTGCGTGGCCTGCCACGGCAAGGACATGAACGCGCCGATCTCGCCCGATTACCCGAAGCTGGCCGGCCAGCATCCGGACTACCTGTACCACGCGCTGACGTCGTACCAGGTCAGCGGCAACCCGCTGGTGGGCCGCACCAACGCGATCATGGCCGGGCAGGTCAACAGCAACCCGGCCGTGACCGGCAAGGACGGCAAGCCGCGCCCGTTCACCAAGGCCGAGCTCAAGGACATTGCCGCCTATATCGGCTCGCTCAAGGGTGACCTGGTGCTGAAGAAGTAG
- a CDS encoding c-type cytochrome, with protein MKKLLTTVVLGAAATAAHAQDTGTVDAAKDKVAMCIGCHGIPGYRASFPETYEVPMLGGQSAKYIENALNGYKKGDRKHPTMRAIAASLTDKDIAAVAAYYAQQKPGTQNNTLK; from the coding sequence ATGAAAAAGCTCCTCACGACGGTAGTGTTGGGCGCTGCCGCAACGGCTGCGCATGCCCAGGACACGGGCACTGTCGACGCCGCCAAGGACAAGGTTGCCATGTGCATCGGCTGCCATGGCATTCCCGGGTATCGCGCCTCGTTTCCGGAGACCTACGAGGTACCGATGCTGGGCGGCCAGAGCGCCAAGTACATCGAGAATGCGCTCAACGGCTATAAGAAGGGCGATCGCAAGCATCCCACCATGCGCGCCATCGCGGCCAGCCTGACCGACAAGGACATCGCCGCCGTGGCGGCGTACTACGCGCAGCAGAAGCCGGGTACCCAGAACAACACGCTCAAGTAG
- the aroG gene encoding 3-deoxy-7-phosphoheptulonate synthase AroG, with translation MLKNTDDLRIRELKELLPPAHLIREFACSEAASDVIYGARQAMHRILHGMDDRLIVIIGPCSIHDTRAALEYAKLLKVQRERFAGELEVVMRVYFEKPRTTVGWKGLINDPHMDGSFKINDGLRTARELLLNISEMGVPTGTEYLDMISPQYIADLVSWGAIGARTTESQVHRELASGLSCPVGFKNGTDGNVKIAVDAIKAASQPHHFLSVTKGGHSAIVSTAGNEDCHIILRGGKAPNYDAASVQEACDAIAKAGLAARLMIDASHANSSKKHENQLPVCQDIGNQIAGGDQRIVGVMVESHLVAGRQDHVQGTPVENLTYGQSVTDACIGWDDSIGILETLANAVKQRRLVSGSGN, from the coding sequence ATGCTGAAGAACACCGACGACCTGCGTATTCGAGAACTCAAGGAGCTGCTGCCCCCGGCGCACCTGATCCGCGAGTTCGCCTGCTCGGAAGCCGCGTCCGACGTGATCTATGGCGCCCGCCAGGCCATGCACCGTATCCTGCACGGCATGGATGACCGGCTGATCGTGATCATCGGGCCGTGCTCGATCCACGACACCCGCGCGGCGCTGGAATACGCCAAGCTGCTCAAGGTGCAGCGCGAGCGGTTTGCGGGCGAGCTGGAGGTCGTGATGCGGGTCTACTTCGAAAAGCCGCGCACCACGGTGGGCTGGAAGGGCCTGATCAACGACCCGCACATGGATGGCAGCTTCAAGATCAACGACGGCCTGCGCACGGCCCGCGAACTGCTGCTGAACATCAGCGAGATGGGCGTGCCCACCGGCACCGAATACCTGGACATGATCAGCCCGCAATACATTGCCGACCTGGTGAGCTGGGGCGCCATCGGGGCGCGCACGACCGAGTCGCAGGTGCACCGCGAGCTGGCGTCGGGGCTGTCCTGCCCGGTCGGCTTCAAGAACGGCACGGACGGCAACGTGAAGATCGCGGTCGACGCCATCAAGGCCGCGTCGCAGCCGCACCATTTCCTCTCGGTGACCAAGGGCGGCCACTCGGCCATCGTGTCGACGGCCGGCAACGAGGACTGCCACATCATCCTGCGCGGCGGCAAGGCGCCGAACTACGACGCCGCGAGCGTGCAGGAAGCCTGCGACGCCATCGCCAAGGCCGGCCTGGCCGCCCGCCTGATGATCGATGCCTCGCACGCCAACAGCAGCAAGAAGCACGAGAACCAGTTGCCGGTGTGCCAGGACATCGGCAACCAGATCGCCGGCGGCGACCAGCGCATCGTCGGCGTCATGGTGGAATCGCACCTCGTGGCCGGCCGCCAGGATCACGTGCAGGGCACGCCCGTGGAGAACCTGACCTACGGCCAGTCTGTGACCGACGCCTGCATCGGCTGGGACGATTCGATCGGGATCCTGGAAACACTGGCCAACGCGGTCAAGCAGCGCCGGCTCGTGTCCGGCAGCGGCAACTGA
- the tldD gene encoding metalloprotease TldD, producing MNAGDLGIRNLATAQELLLAPYGLDEAALQRVLADVFTHKVDYADLYFQHTRNEAWSLEEGIVKSGSFSIDQGVGVRAVSGDRTAFAYSDDISLAALSQAAAATRTIGRAGSGRVKVASAMASQGGRSLYAPNDPLDSMTATEKVALLEKIEKMARAKDPRVVQVMAGLAGEYDVVLVARSDGIIAADVRPLVRVSVTVIAEQNGRREIGSSGGGGRYAYGYFTDDLLRKYVDEAVASALVNLEARPAPAGAMTVVLGPGWPGVLLHEAVGHGLEGDFNRKGSSAFAGRMGERVAAKGVTVVDDGTIENRRGSLNLDDEGNPTQCTTLIEDGILTGYIQDTLNARLMKMPVTGNARRESYAALPMPRMTNTYMLNGDRDPQEIIASVKRGLYAVNFGGGQVDITNGKFVFSASEAYMIEDGKITYPVKGATLVGNGPESLKDVTMIGNDMRLDSGVGVCGKEGQSVPVGVGQPTLRIENMTVGGTA from the coding sequence ATGAACGCCGGAGATCTCGGAATTCGCAACCTGGCCACGGCGCAAGAGCTGCTGCTGGCGCCCTACGGCCTGGACGAGGCGGCGCTCCAGCGCGTGCTGGCCGACGTCTTCACGCACAAGGTGGACTACGCCGACCTTTACTTCCAGCACACGCGCAACGAGGCGTGGAGCCTGGAGGAAGGCATCGTCAAGTCGGGCAGCTTCAGCATCGACCAGGGCGTGGGTGTGCGCGCCGTGTCGGGCGACCGCACCGCCTTTGCCTATTCCGACGACATCAGCCTGGCCGCGCTGTCGCAGGCCGCGGCGGCCACCCGCACGATCGGCCGCGCCGGCAGCGGGCGTGTCAAGGTGGCCAGCGCGATGGCGTCGCAGGGCGGGCGCAGCCTGTACGCCCCGAACGATCCGCTGGATTCGATGACGGCCACCGAGAAGGTGGCGCTGCTGGAAAAGATCGAGAAGATGGCCCGCGCCAAGGACCCGCGCGTGGTGCAGGTCATGGCCGGGCTGGCCGGCGAGTACGACGTGGTGCTGGTGGCGCGCAGCGACGGCATCATCGCGGCCGACGTCCGCCCGCTGGTGCGCGTGTCGGTGACGGTCATCGCCGAGCAGAACGGCCGGCGCGAGATTGGCTCGTCGGGCGGCGGCGGCCGCTACGCCTACGGCTATTTCACCGACGACCTGCTGCGCAAGTACGTGGACGAAGCCGTGGCATCGGCGCTGGTCAACCTGGAGGCGCGCCCCGCCCCGGCCGGCGCGATGACCGTGGTGCTGGGCCCGGGCTGGCCCGGCGTGCTGCTGCACGAGGCGGTGGGCCACGGCCTGGAGGGGGATTTCAACCGCAAGGGTTCGTCGGCGTTCGCCGGCCGCATGGGCGAGCGCGTGGCCGCCAAGGGCGTGACCGTGGTGGACGACGGCACGATCGAGAACCGCCGCGGATCGCTGAACCTTGACGACGAGGGCAACCCGACCCAGTGCACGACGCTGATCGAGGACGGCATCCTGACCGGCTACATCCAGGACACGCTCAACGCGCGCCTGATGAAGATGCCGGTCACCGGCAACGCCCGCCGCGAAAGCTACGCCGCGCTGCCGATGCCGCGCATGACCAACACGTACATGCTCAACGGCGACCGCGACCCGCAGGAAATCATCGCCAGCGTCAAGCGCGGCCTCTACGCCGTGAACTTCGGCGGCGGCCAGGTGGACATCACCAACGGCAAGTTCGTGTTCTCGGCCAGCGAGGCGTACATGATCGAGGACGGCAAGATCACGTACCCGGTCAAGGGCGCCACGCTGGTGGGCAACGGCCCGGAATCGCTCAAGGACGTGACGATGATCGGCAACGACATGCGCCTGGATTCGGGCGTAGGCGTCTGCGGCAAGGAAGGACAGAGCGTACCCGTGGGCGTGGGCCAGCCGACGCTGCGCATCGAAAACATGACGGTGGGCGGCACGGCCTGA
- a CDS encoding class I SAM-dependent methyltransferase — translation MSVDEARLNAFMEKFVHDIGAVMHAATVVVGDELGLYKALAEKPMTSDTLAAKTRTDGRYVREWLSAQAASGYVEYDPATDQFSLTEEQAFALAQEGSPAFIPGAFQIAVAQFRAIPRMIEIFRNGRGLGWHEHDPALFHGTERFFRPGYAAHLVSEWIPALEGMAARLAAGAVVADVGCGHGASTIIMAQAFPHATFRGFDYHEPSIRYATEAARRAGVADRVQFEVASAKDYPGRDYDLVAVFDCLHDMGDPVGAARHVRETLKPDGCWMIVEPFANDSLQDNLNPVGRVFYSASTFICTPGSRAQDGAMCLGAQAGEARMRGVTEQGGFGSFRRAAQTPFNLVYEVRP, via the coding sequence ATGTCAGTCGATGAAGCAAGGCTGAATGCCTTTATGGAGAAGTTCGTGCATGACATCGGGGCCGTGATGCACGCGGCCACCGTGGTGGTGGGTGACGAGCTGGGCCTGTACAAGGCGCTGGCCGAAAAACCGATGACCAGCGACACGCTGGCCGCCAAGACCCGGACCGACGGGCGCTACGTGCGCGAGTGGCTGTCCGCCCAGGCCGCGAGCGGCTACGTGGAGTACGACCCGGCGACCGACCAGTTCTCGCTGACCGAGGAACAGGCGTTCGCGCTGGCCCAGGAAGGCAGCCCGGCCTTCATCCCGGGCGCGTTCCAGATTGCGGTGGCCCAGTTCCGGGCCATCCCGCGCATGATCGAGATCTTCCGCAACGGCCGAGGCCTGGGCTGGCACGAGCACGATCCGGCGCTGTTCCACGGCACCGAGCGGTTCTTCCGGCCCGGCTATGCCGCGCATCTGGTCAGCGAATGGATTCCGGCGCTCGAAGGCATGGCGGCCCGGCTCGCGGCCGGGGCCGTGGTGGCCGACGTCGGCTGCGGCCACGGCGCGTCGACGATCATCATGGCCCAGGCGTTCCCGCACGCCACGTTCCGCGGCTTCGACTACCACGAGCCGTCGATCCGCTACGCCACCGAGGCCGCCCGCCGCGCCGGCGTGGCCGACCGCGTGCAGTTCGAGGTGGCATCGGCCAAGGACTACCCGGGCCGCGACTACGACCTCGTGGCCGTGTTCGACTGCCTGCACGACATGGGCGACCCCGTGGGCGCGGCGCGCCACGTCCGCGAGACGCTGAAGCCCGACGGCTGCTGGATGATCGTGGAACCGTTTGCCAACGACAGCCTGCAGGACAACCTGAATCCCGTCGGCCGCGTGTTCTATTCGGCGTCGACGTTCATCTGCACGCCGGGATCGCGGGCGCAGGACGGCGCGATGTGCCTGGGCGCCCAGGCCGGCGAGGCCCGCATGCGCGGCGTGACCGAGCAGGGCGGCTTCGGCAGCTTCCGCCGCGCGGCGCAGACGCCGTTCAATCTGGTGTATGAGGTGAGGCCGTAG